Proteins encoded together in one Prevotella scopos JCM 17725 window:
- a CDS encoding M28 family peptidase: MKNNMKLFVGCLLAVSLTTIAYGCKGKASNTDNAADTVATVKPVGPTFNVDSAYAFTAAQCDFGPRVMNSTAHDKCGKWIIDKFKQYGCEVQEQKADLKGYDGTLLKSMNIIARFNPKAEKRILICAHWDSRPWADNDPDSTNHKKPVMAANDGASGVAVMLEIARQLQADKKLNIGVDFVCFDAEDWGVPRWETRYPNADDSWALGAQYYAKNFPTPVKPEFGILLDMVGGEGAQFYREGMSVQFAPDIVNRVWEAAKDAGYGSYFPDEIGGMITDDHVPVNQFAAIPTIDIIPYYPDCQQSTFGPTWHTIHDTMEHIDKNTLQAVGQTVIQVLYTQQK, encoded by the coding sequence ATGAAAAATAATATGAAACTCTTTGTCGGTTGTCTCTTGGCAGTGTCCTTAACAACCATAGCCTATGGTTGTAAGGGGAAAGCAAGTAACACAGATAATGCTGCTGACACAGTGGCAACAGTAAAGCCAGTCGGTCCTACGTTTAATGTTGACTCTGCATACGCTTTTACAGCAGCACAATGTGACTTCGGGCCACGCGTGATGAATTCGACAGCACATGATAAATGCGGTAAGTGGATCATTGATAAATTTAAACAGTACGGCTGTGAGGTACAGGAGCAGAAAGCAGACCTTAAGGGTTATGATGGTACGCTATTAAAGTCAATGAACATCATTGCACGCTTTAATCCTAAGGCAGAGAAACGCATCTTAATCTGCGCACATTGGGATAGTCGTCCTTGGGCGGATAACGATCCTGACTCAACGAATCATAAGAAGCCTGTCATGGCTGCTAATGATGGCGCCAGCGGTGTGGCAGTAATGCTCGAGATAGCCCGTCAGCTGCAGGCTGACAAGAAGTTGAATATAGGTGTCGATTTCGTTTGCTTTGATGCAGAAGACTGGGGAGTACCACGTTGGGAGACACGCTATCCGAATGCTGACGACTCGTGGGCATTGGGTGCACAATACTATGCAAAAAACTTCCCAACGCCTGTAAAGCCTGAATTTGGTATATTGTTGGATATGGTAGGTGGCGAAGGAGCACAATTCTATCGTGAAGGAATGTCCGTACAGTTTGCACCCGATATCGTCAACCGTGTATGGGAAGCTGCTAAGGATGCTGGATATGGTTCTTACTTCCCTGATGAAATTGGTGGAATGATTACTGACGATCATGTGCCAGTCAACCAGTTTGCAGCGATTCCTACCATTGACATCATTCCTTACTATCCTGATTGTCAGCAAAGCACTTTCGGGCCAACATGGCATACCATTCATGACACGATGGAGCATATCGATAAGAACACGTTACAAGCCGTTGGTCAGACCGTCATACAGGTCTTGTACACACAACAAAAATAA
- a CDS encoding membrane dipeptidase, translating to MQYNLQSHLNEVYATFPEAKRKPIIGITTNFIDGDAAIRDVYYKQVVAAGGVPMLIPPIADKDVLINTLDHIDGLILTGGADINPLWAGEEPSTKLHNINAERDLAELMIIRLAFNRQLPILGICRGMQTLAVALEGKVQQDIYEDYIRTDETVGKKLSKDKTITTFHGATLKHSQDAHRSEVTHSVTITKSSVLYALYKEERILVNSFHHQAVKDTGQHFRVTALSPDGVIEAMESSEFKPIMGVQWHPECMNEEGGKIFQWLVGQSNNFYLAKQVQQRILTLDTHCDTPMFFPQGVKFDQRDPRILYDLHKMTEGRQDAVMMAAYLPQPKIGESFSSKIDVEGLKRFNPHLAETLDHLTPTVYADLIFDKIEEIVKQNQRYLSIARTPSDLYEDKRKGRKSIMFAIENGLALEHKLENIKHFAQRGVTYITLCHNGDNDICDSARGCSTHGGVSKFGEEVINEMNRNGIMVDLSHGSEKSFYDALELSKMPIVCSHSNSKALCDVPRNLTDEQMHALAKKGGVAHITMYQGFLKKSGEATIMDALAHLEHAINVMGIDHVGIGTDFDGDGTIRGMADASEMINFTLHLLRRKYSERDIEKIWGGNWLRVMAQVQSVRK from the coding sequence ATAAGGATGTCCTTATCAATACCCTCGACCATATCGATGGTCTGATTCTTACAGGTGGCGCTGATATTAACCCACTTTGGGCAGGCGAAGAGCCATCAACAAAACTTCATAATATCAATGCTGAGCGTGATTTAGCAGAACTCATGATTATCCGCTTAGCCTTTAATCGTCAGTTGCCCATCCTCGGTATCTGCCGTGGTATGCAGACATTAGCTGTTGCCTTAGAAGGAAAGGTGCAGCAAGATATTTATGAAGATTATATAAGAACAGATGAAACTGTTGGAAAGAAGCTGAGTAAAGACAAGACAATAACGACCTTTCATGGGGCTACACTGAAGCATTCTCAGGATGCTCATCGTAGTGAAGTAACCCACAGCGTGACTATTACGAAGTCATCCGTCCTCTACGCACTCTATAAGGAGGAGCGTATATTGGTCAACAGCTTCCACCATCAAGCAGTAAAAGACACTGGACAGCATTTCCGGGTAACGGCTCTTTCGCCTGATGGCGTTATAGAAGCCATGGAGAGTAGTGAGTTCAAACCTATCATGGGTGTACAATGGCATCCAGAATGCATGAATGAAGAAGGTGGGAAAATCTTCCAGTGGTTAGTTGGTCAATCTAATAATTTCTATCTTGCTAAACAGGTACAACAGCGTATATTAACACTTGACACACACTGCGACACACCGATGTTCTTCCCACAGGGTGTTAAGTTCGACCAACGTGACCCACGTATCCTTTACGATCTCCATAAGATGACGGAAGGCAGACAGGATGCAGTGATGATGGCTGCTTATCTGCCACAACCCAAAATTGGTGAATCGTTCTCGTCAAAGATTGACGTTGAAGGTTTGAAACGCTTTAATCCGCATCTTGCTGAGACATTAGATCATCTTACGCCTACAGTATATGCCGACCTTATCTTCGACAAAATCGAGGAAATTGTTAAGCAGAACCAACGTTATCTCAGTATTGCCCGCACCCCATCCGACCTTTATGAGGACAAGCGCAAGGGACGTAAGAGCATCATGTTCGCTATTGAGAATGGTCTTGCCTTAGAACATAAACTTGAAAATATCAAGCACTTTGCACAACGTGGTGTTACCTATATCACCCTCTGTCACAACGGAGACAACGATATATGTGACTCAGCACGAGGCTGCAGCACACATGGTGGTGTGAGTAAGTTTGGCGAAGAGGTTATCAATGAAATGAATCGTAATGGCATTATGGTTGACTTAAGCCATGGTAGCGAAAAGAGTTTCTATGACGCATTGGAACTGAGCAAGATGCCTATCGTATGTAGTCATTCTAATAGTAAAGCACTCTGTGACGTTCCTCGCAACCTTACTGACGAGCAAATGCATGCGCTGGCAAAGAAAGGCGGTGTAGCACATATCACCATGTACCAAGGCTTCTTGAAGAAGAGCGGTGAGGCTACGATTATGGATGCGCTTGCTCATTTGGAACATGCAATCAACGTTATGGGTATTGACCACGTTGGTATTGGTACCGATTTTGATGGTGATGGAACTATCCGTGGTATGGCTGATGCCAGCGAAATGATTAACTTCACCCTTCATCTTTTGCGTCGCAAGTATAGCGAAAGGGATATTGAGAAGATTTGGGGTGGCAACTGGCTACGTGTAATGGCACAGGTACAGAGCGTAAGGAAGTAG